The following proteins are co-located in the Acidicapsa acidisoli genome:
- a CDS encoding radical SAM protein: protein MTEKLRPYLFYDVAISICSTCYRRVDAKIVFEDNKVWMLKRCPQHGHERVLVADDVDYYRRSREVFVKTPEQPMVYNTPVKYGCPYDCGLCPDHEQHSCLTLVEICDACNLTCPICYAGSGQHRTEFRTLDQIAAMLDCVVRNEKEPDVVQISGGEPTLHPDFFRVLEMCKERPIKHLMVNTNGIRIAQEEEFVRRLAGFMPHFELYLQFDSLQREPLMQLRGADLRSIRERALERLNRLSVSTTLVVTVERGVNDNELGAIIEFALKQPCVRGVTFQPVQQAGRLQNFDSGQHRLTLTEVRRRILEQTSVFRPEDLIPVPCHPDALAMAYALKLGVKTIPLTGMVPPEILIDGARNTIIYEQEAGLRDHIFKLFATNHSPSSQASTLKELLCCLPKVLIPKDLGYKNLFRVLIVQFIDAEAFDVRSVKKSCIHIAHPDGKRLIPFDTFNMFYRGELETTRLEPLRRAEMKPVGV, encoded by the coding sequence ATGACTGAAAAACTTCGCCCTTATCTCTTTTATGACGTTGCTATCTCTATCTGCTCCACCTGCTACCGTCGTGTAGACGCGAAGATCGTCTTTGAAGACAACAAGGTCTGGATGCTTAAGCGCTGTCCGCAGCATGGACACGAGCGTGTGCTGGTAGCAGACGACGTGGATTACTACCGGCGTTCGCGCGAAGTATTTGTGAAGACGCCTGAGCAACCGATGGTCTACAACACGCCAGTGAAGTACGGTTGCCCTTATGATTGCGGCCTCTGCCCCGACCACGAGCAGCATAGTTGCCTGACGCTGGTGGAGATTTGCGATGCCTGCAATCTGACTTGTCCAATCTGCTATGCGGGAAGCGGACAGCACCGGACTGAGTTCCGAACGCTGGATCAGATTGCCGCAATGCTCGATTGTGTGGTGCGCAACGAGAAGGAACCGGATGTGGTGCAGATTTCCGGGGGCGAACCAACATTGCATCCTGACTTCTTTCGCGTTCTGGAAATGTGCAAGGAACGACCGATCAAACACCTGATGGTGAATACCAATGGCATCCGGATTGCACAGGAGGAAGAGTTTGTCAGACGGCTGGCAGGCTTCATGCCGCACTTTGAGCTGTATCTGCAATTTGACTCGCTGCAGCGCGAGCCGCTTATGCAGCTTCGCGGGGCTGACTTGCGGAGTATCCGTGAAAGGGCTCTGGAACGTCTCAACCGGCTTTCAGTTTCTACGACGCTGGTGGTCACAGTTGAGCGAGGCGTGAATGACAATGAACTGGGCGCAATTATCGAGTTTGCATTGAAGCAGCCTTGCGTCCGTGGCGTAACGTTTCAACCGGTGCAGCAGGCAGGACGGTTACAAAACTTCGACTCAGGCCAACACCGTCTTACCCTTACTGAAGTACGACGTCGCATTCTCGAACAAACCAGTGTGTTCCGCCCTGAGGATCTTATTCCCGTACCTTGTCATCCAGATGCGCTGGCCATGGCCTATGCGTTGAAGCTGGGTGTCAAGACGATTCCTCTGACCGGGATGGTTCCACCCGAGATCCTAATTGATGGCGCGCGTAACACCATCATTTACGAGCAGGAGGCTGGGCTCCGTGACCATATCTTTAAGCTGTTTGCGACAAATCACTCACCGAGTTCGCAGGCTTCGACGCTCAAGGAACTGTTGTGCTGCTTGCCCAAAGTGCTCATCCCGAAGGATCTCGGATACAAGAACCTATTCCGTGTGCTGATCGTGCAGTTCATCGACGCTGAGGCGTTTGATGTGCGAAGTGTGAAGAAGAGCTGCATCCACATTGCTCATCCTGACGGAAAGCGCCTGATTCCCTTTGATACCTTCAATATGTTCTATCGTGGCGAACTCGAAACGACGCGACTAGAGCCACTTCGACGCGCAGAGATGAAACCAGTTGGCGTTTAA
- a CDS encoding VOC family protein, translating into MIFGSHVIVYSKDAEADRAFFRDVLGFPSVDAGHGWLIFALPPSELAVHPSEESGKQELYLMCEDLKAEIATLREKGVYCSEVHEERWGSVTKIPLPGGGVVGLYQPKQPTALSPTPA; encoded by the coding sequence ATGATCTTCGGCTCTCACGTGATCGTGTACAGCAAGGATGCCGAGGCAGATCGCGCCTTTTTCCGTGATGTCCTCGGCTTTCCGTCCGTCGACGCGGGCCATGGATGGCTGATCTTCGCCCTGCCTCCATCCGAATTGGCAGTCCATCCTTCCGAAGAGAGCGGTAAGCAGGAGCTTTATCTGATGTGCGAAGATCTCAAAGCCGAAATCGCCACACTCCGCGAAAAGGGCGTCTACTGTTCCGAAGTCCACGAAGAACGCTGGGGCTCAGTCACCAAAATTCCGCTTCCTGGTGGAGGCGTAGTCGGCCTCTACCAGCCAAAGCAGCCAACAGCGCTATCCCCTACGCCTGCATAG
- a CDS encoding bifunctional transcriptional activator/DNA repair enzyme AdaA, which produces MMINANTLDEETVWRQLVARDRNAEFFYGVSTTGVFCRPGCGSRPPLRENTRFFGTPADARAAGFRACKRCKPEETVRPSAVAQMCAYLERQIDKPVRLATLGKLIGMSPFTAQRVFKQAMGATPSQYQRAIRANALRNQLRDGETNVTTAIYDAGYGSSSRAYEKTPLGMTPGRFLAGGRGEKIGFATAESSDAGPLGWIIVGSTERGVCWLALADSPEAAEASLREEFPAAEIASDPTLQKAVATVLERIAGGGGKQAQNLPLDLRGTAFQLRVWQALQEIPAGETKTYSQLAAEMGMPNSTRAVARACATNRVSVLVPCHRVVGVSGSLTGYRWGVERKRQLLKAEGARR; this is translated from the coding sequence ATGATGATCAATGCAAACACACTCGACGAGGAAACGGTATGGCGGCAGCTCGTTGCCCGCGACCGGAATGCTGAATTCTTCTATGGCGTCTCCACGACCGGCGTCTTCTGCCGTCCGGGTTGCGGCAGCCGTCCTCCGCTGCGGGAGAATACCCGGTTTTTCGGAACTCCGGCCGACGCGCGGGCGGCTGGGTTTCGGGCTTGCAAGCGATGTAAGCCGGAAGAAACGGTGCGCCCGTCGGCAGTGGCACAAATGTGCGCTTATCTGGAACGCCAGATCGACAAGCCTGTGCGACTGGCCACGTTGGGCAAGCTCATTGGGATGAGCCCGTTCACTGCGCAACGGGTCTTCAAGCAGGCGATGGGCGCGACTCCTAGCCAGTACCAGAGGGCGATTCGCGCCAACGCCCTGCGCAACCAGTTGCGGGATGGAGAGACCAACGTGACGACAGCAATTTACGATGCGGGTTATGGTTCGTCCAGCCGGGCCTACGAAAAGACCCCGTTAGGAATGACCCCGGGGCGATTTCTGGCTGGCGGGCGGGGCGAAAAGATTGGATTTGCCACTGCCGAGAGTTCAGACGCGGGCCCACTTGGCTGGATCATCGTGGGTAGTACAGAGCGCGGAGTCTGCTGGCTTGCTCTCGCAGATTCTCCCGAAGCGGCCGAAGCCAGCTTGCGCGAAGAGTTCCCTGCCGCCGAGATCGCATCAGATCCGACTTTGCAGAAGGCCGTCGCCACTGTGCTGGAGCGCATCGCCGGCGGGGGTGGAAAGCAGGCCCAGAATCTTCCGCTCGACCTGCGCGGTACGGCCTTTCAATTGCGCGTCTGGCAGGCGCTCCAAGAGATTCCGGCTGGCGAGACGAAGACTTACAGCCAGCTTGCCGCGGAGATGGGGATGCCGAACTCGACGCGAGCTGTGGCTCGCGCCTGCGCCACCAACCGCGTCTCCGTCCTGGTTCCGTGTCACCGCGTAGTCGGCGTTTCCGGCTCGCTCACCGGCTATCGCTGGGGAGTGGAGCGCAAACGCCAGTTGCTGAAAGCAGAAGGCGCCCGACGCTGA
- a CDS encoding alpha-1,4-glucan--maltose-1-phosphate maltosyltransferase: MTLTRDEGRKRVIIEGISPEIDGGRFPAKRTQGDQVRVEADIFTDGHDSIAASLLVHREGSSDWTEIPMQPLVNDRWTTAFRVKELGRYGFKVQGWVDHFETWRRDLLKRIKAETDAPVDYLIGADLVAATAGRALGADSLWLGQRAAELRSEKESKELRIIAIDALLHEMVLRYPDKRFATESDRELSIVVDPDHARFSAWYEFFPRSTSPEPDKHGTFADCEKRLPYVADMGFNVVYLPPIHPIGRMFRKGPNNNPQSQPGDEGSPWAIGSLEGGHKSILPALGTIEGFRSFVQKAKDLNLFVAMDIAFQSAPDHPYVKEHENWFKKRPDGTIQYAENPPKKYQDIYPFDFESEDWEGMWEELKSVFLYWVDQGVTVFRVDNPHTKAFPFWEWCITAIKCDHPEVLFLAEAFTRPKIMYRLAKLGFSQSYTYFPWRNAKYEITTYLSELSQTPVREFFRPNQWPNTPDILTEYLQIGGRPAFMIRLLLAATLGSNYGVYGPAFELLEHVPIRHGSEEYLNSEKYEIRHWDLDRSDSLRALMTTVNDIRNNNLALQSDWSLQFHLTDNDQIICYSKESEDRSNLILVVVNLDPHHTQSAFLRLPLDQLAIPQDRAFEAEDLLTGARYLWYGPRNYVELSPERIPGHILKIHRQLKVESDFEYFL; encoded by the coding sequence ATGACACTGACAAGAGACGAAGGCCGCAAGCGTGTAATCATCGAAGGCATCTCCCCGGAGATCGACGGCGGCCGCTTCCCCGCCAAGCGCACCCAGGGCGATCAGGTCCGCGTCGAGGCCGATATCTTCACCGACGGACATGACTCCATCGCCGCCTCCCTGCTCGTTCATCGCGAAGGCTCCAGCGACTGGACCGAAATCCCCATGCAGCCACTCGTCAATGACCGCTGGACCACCGCATTCCGCGTCAAAGAGCTCGGCCGTTACGGCTTCAAAGTCCAGGGATGGGTCGATCACTTTGAAACTTGGCGTCGCGACCTGCTCAAGCGCATCAAGGCCGAAACCGACGCTCCCGTCGACTACCTCATTGGCGCCGACCTGGTCGCAGCCACTGCCGGTCGCGCCCTCGGCGCCGACTCGCTCTGGCTCGGCCAGCGAGCCGCGGAACTGCGCTCCGAAAAGGAATCCAAGGAACTGCGCATCATCGCCATCGACGCTCTATTGCACGAGATGGTCCTGCGCTACCCCGACAAGCGATTCGCGACCGAATCCGATCGCGAGCTTAGCATCGTCGTCGATCCCGACCACGCCCGCTTCAGCGCCTGGTACGAATTCTTTCCCCGCTCGACTTCACCCGAACCCGACAAACACGGCACATTTGCCGACTGCGAAAAGCGCCTACCATACGTCGCCGATATGGGTTTCAACGTCGTCTACCTCCCGCCCATCCACCCCATCGGACGCATGTTCCGCAAAGGCCCCAACAACAATCCCCAGTCGCAGCCCGGCGATGAAGGCAGCCCGTGGGCCATCGGCTCCCTCGAAGGCGGCCACAAATCCATCCTTCCCGCTCTCGGAACCATCGAAGGCTTCCGCAGCTTCGTCCAGAAAGCGAAAGATCTCAACCTCTTCGTCGCCATGGATATCGCCTTCCAGTCTGCTCCGGACCACCCATACGTCAAAGAGCACGAAAATTGGTTCAAAAAGCGCCCCGACGGCACCATCCAGTACGCCGAAAACCCTCCCAAGAAATACCAGGACATTTACCCCTTCGACTTTGAAAGCGAAGACTGGGAAGGCATGTGGGAAGAGCTGAAATCCGTCTTCCTGTACTGGGTCGATCAGGGCGTCACCGTCTTCCGCGTGGACAACCCGCACACCAAGGCCTTCCCTTTCTGGGAGTGGTGCATCACAGCGATCAAGTGCGACCACCCCGAAGTTCTTTTCCTCGCCGAAGCCTTCACTCGCCCCAAGATTATGTACCGTCTGGCCAAGCTCGGCTTCAGCCAGTCCTATACGTACTTCCCCTGGCGCAACGCCAAGTACGAAATCACCACATATCTCAGCGAACTGTCCCAGACGCCGGTGCGCGAGTTTTTCCGCCCCAACCAGTGGCCCAACACCCCGGACATCCTCACCGAATACCTCCAGATCGGCGGGCGGCCGGCATTCATGATTCGTCTGCTGCTCGCAGCAACCCTCGGCTCCAACTACGGCGTCTACGGCCCGGCCTTTGAACTGCTAGAACACGTCCCCATCCGCCACGGCAGTGAAGAATACCTCAACTCCGAAAAATACGAAATCCGCCACTGGGATCTGGACCGGAGCGACAGTCTTCGCGCCCTGATGACTACCGTCAACGACATCCGTAACAACAATCTCGCGCTGCAATCCGACTGGTCGCTCCAATTCCATCTCACGGACAACGACCAGATCATCTGCTACAGCAAGGAATCCGAAGACCGCTCCAACCTGATCCTTGTCGTCGTCAACCTCGACCCGCACCACACGCAGTCCGCCTTTCTAAGGCTACCCCTCGACCAGTTGGCCATCCCGCAAGACCGCGCATTCGAAGCCGAAGACCTGCTGACCGGCGCGCGCTACCTCTGGTACGGGCCGCGCAACTACGTCGAACTGAGCCCGGAACGCATACCGGGCCACATCCTCAAAATCCACCGCCAGCTAAAGGTCGAATCCGACTTTGAGTATTTTCTGTAA
- a CDS encoding ArsR/SmtB family transcription factor, which produces MDATYQLEPGKAPTGETSTSLSPSQRLAILKALGDPRRMEILERLSKCEGCVACSDFRECLPISAATLSHHIKELETAGLIHIERDGKFARLSLRRDTWQAFLADLQRL; this is translated from the coding sequence GTGGACGCGACCTATCAGCTAGAACCCGGGAAGGCACCCACTGGCGAAACTTCAACCAGCCTTTCCCCTAGCCAGCGGCTCGCGATCCTGAAAGCCCTCGGCGACCCCCGCCGCATGGAAATCCTCGAACGACTGAGCAAATGCGAAGGCTGCGTCGCCTGCTCAGACTTTCGCGAGTGCCTGCCCATCTCCGCCGCCACGCTCTCCCATCACATCAAGGAACTGGAGACGGCTGGCCTCATCCATATTGAGCGCGATGGCAAATTTGCCCGGTTGAGCCTTCGTCGCGACACCTGGCAGGCATTTCTCGCCGATCTGCAACGGCTTTAG
- a CDS encoding PP2C family protein-serine/threonine phosphatase codes for MVVYSLWRDTSRKSVIVFLLACFCVFASFGFVGDITELGNQASLRFALGVVLSGLFAVGYAVGGFMLRSQSWKVLVPWFVLHTAVLTGISHWIPDVPARAETLADAMTRLHARMSFDGAGITWAVCIGYTGFVYVFVVEGRRYLQSQREKAVLEGEMAAAREIQEVILPGADEVFPGFRVESVYRPAQQVGGDFFQVLPASNGGLLVVVGDVAGKGLPAAMLVSMLVGSIRVVAEESYDPVLMLHKLNDRLMGRTRGGFCTALAAYIAGDGLVTIANAGHLAPYLDGEEIQMPGAFPLGIVSGAQFETTRFELAPGSRLVFYSDGVVEAMDGSGELFGFERAKAMSSAPASEVVEAAVNFGQADDITVVTVERLAAFELVS; via the coding sequence ATGGTTGTCTACAGTTTGTGGCGAGATACTTCCCGAAAATCGGTCATTGTTTTTCTGCTGGCTTGTTTCTGTGTGTTCGCCAGCTTCGGGTTTGTCGGCGACATTACGGAGCTGGGCAATCAAGCGTCACTGCGGTTCGCCCTGGGCGTGGTGCTGTCCGGCCTATTCGCCGTCGGTTACGCCGTTGGCGGTTTTATGCTCCGATCCCAGTCCTGGAAGGTGCTTGTGCCGTGGTTCGTCTTGCACACAGCTGTCTTGACTGGCATTAGCCATTGGATTCCCGATGTACCGGCCCGGGCCGAAACCTTGGCCGATGCAATGACTCGCCTTCACGCGAGAATGTCCTTTGATGGCGCGGGAATTACCTGGGCGGTCTGCATTGGCTATACAGGATTCGTGTACGTCTTCGTCGTGGAGGGGCGCCGATACCTGCAGTCCCAAAGGGAAAAGGCGGTTCTGGAGGGAGAGATGGCTGCGGCCCGGGAGATTCAGGAGGTGATTCTTCCGGGTGCGGACGAGGTATTTCCGGGGTTTCGCGTGGAATCGGTCTACCGGCCCGCTCAGCAAGTTGGAGGCGATTTCTTTCAGGTGCTACCGGCCAGCAACGGCGGCCTGCTCGTCGTGGTCGGTGATGTTGCAGGCAAGGGCCTGCCTGCGGCTATGCTGGTTTCGATGCTAGTAGGCTCGATTCGGGTGGTCGCCGAAGAGTCCTACGACCCGGTTCTGATGTTGCACAAGCTGAACGACCGGCTGATGGGGCGCACACGCGGCGGCTTTTGCACGGCCCTTGCCGCCTATATCGCTGGCGACGGGCTGGTCACGATTGCCAATGCCGGACACCTCGCACCGTATCTGGACGGAGAAGAAATCCAGATGCCAGGCGCGTTTCCGCTCGGCATTGTAAGTGGCGCTCAATTTGAAACCACCCGATTCGAGCTCGCGCCCGGCAGCCGGCTCGTCTTCTATTCCGACGGCGTGGTGGAAGCCATGGACGGGAGCGGCGAACTGTTCGGCTTCGAACGGGCCAAGGCAATGTCTTCTGCGCCAGCATCCGAAGTTGTTGAGGCAGCCGTGAACTTCGGTCAGGCAGACGACATCACGGTGGTTACAGTTGAACGGTTGGCGGCGTTTGAGCTTGTTTCCTGA
- the gatB gene encoding Asp-tRNA(Asn)/Glu-tRNA(Gln) amidotransferase subunit GatB: protein MPTAAGLSPEILAKYEPVIGLEVHVQLLTATKAFCGCANHFGSAPNTNVCPVCLGLPGALPVLNRKAVEFAVLTGLAINCQIREQSIFARKNYFYPDSPKGYQISQYDKPIAEHGWIDIPTADGNTKRIGVTRAHMEEDAGKSIHDGFADSAMRTYVDLNRCGTPLIEIVSEPDLRTPDEAYEYLSRLKEILLFAGVSDCNMEEGSLRCDANVSVMPRGSKTFGTKVEVKNVNSFRYIRSALEYEIERQIEIIESGGRIIQETRLWNQAEGRTYSMRSKEQAHDYRYFPEPDLPPLIVSSEWQAEIAATMPELPEARRKRMIAEYDLSEQDAQTLTATREFADRFEAVARTAKSPRRVANLLLSELGGRLKAAGIELEASPISLPGLVMAADLVEDGKISSKQLKQLFDICFEIGEDFPAVYEREKPQQITDASAIEALIDQVIAANPAQVAQYRGGKKTVAGFFVGQVMRASKGQANPALLNDLVAKKLDA, encoded by the coding sequence ATGCCTACCGCCGCCGGTCTTTCGCCCGAAATCCTCGCCAAATACGAGCCCGTTATCGGCCTCGAAGTCCATGTACAACTGCTCACCGCGACCAAGGCTTTCTGCGGCTGCGCGAACCACTTCGGCTCCGCCCCGAACACCAACGTCTGCCCGGTCTGCCTCGGTCTGCCGGGAGCGCTGCCGGTGCTCAATCGCAAGGCAGTCGAATTCGCCGTGCTCACCGGGCTGGCCATCAATTGCCAGATTCGCGAACAGTCCATCTTCGCGCGTAAAAACTACTTCTATCCCGACTCACCCAAGGGCTACCAGATTTCGCAGTACGACAAGCCCATCGCCGAGCATGGCTGGATCGATATCCCGACTGCGGACGGAAACACGAAACGAATCGGCGTCACGCGCGCGCACATGGAAGAGGACGCGGGCAAGAGTATCCACGACGGCTTCGCCGACTCCGCGATGCGCACCTACGTCGACCTGAACCGCTGTGGAACACCGCTCATCGAAATCGTCTCTGAGCCCGATCTTCGTACCCCCGACGAGGCCTACGAGTACCTCAGCCGGCTCAAGGAAATCCTCCTCTTCGCGGGCGTCTCCGACTGCAATATGGAAGAAGGCTCACTGCGCTGTGACGCCAATGTCAGCGTCATGCCCCGCGGCTCCAAGACCTTCGGAACCAAGGTCGAAGTCAAGAACGTCAACAGCTTCCGCTACATCCGTTCTGCGCTTGAATACGAAATTGAGCGCCAGATCGAAATCATCGAATCAGGCGGAAGAATCATTCAGGAAACACGCCTCTGGAATCAGGCCGAAGGCCGCACCTACTCCATGCGCTCCAAGGAGCAGGCCCACGACTACCGCTATTTCCCTGAGCCGGACCTTCCGCCACTGATCGTCTCATCCGAATGGCAGGCCGAAATCGCCGCGACCATGCCGGAGCTGCCCGAAGCCCGGCGCAAGCGCATGATTGCTGAGTACGACCTCTCCGAGCAGGACGCGCAGACACTGACGGCAACTCGCGAATTTGCCGACCGCTTTGAAGCCGTCGCGCGCACAGCCAAGAGTCCGCGCCGCGTGGCCAACCTGCTGTTGAGCGAACTCGGCGGACGCCTCAAAGCCGCCGGAATCGAACTCGAAGCCTCGCCGATCTCCCTGCCCGGCCTGGTGATGGCCGCCGATCTGGTCGAGGACGGCAAGATCAGCTCTAAGCAGCTCAAGCAGCTTTTCGACATCTGTTTTGAAATCGGCGAGGATTTCCCCGCCGTTTACGAGCGCGAAAAACCTCAGCAGATCACCGATGCCAGCGCGATTGAAGCGCTGATCGATCAGGTCATTGCCGCCAATCCGGCGCAGGTGGCGCAGTATCGCGGAGGCAAGAAGACGGTCGCCGGGTTCTTCGTTGGTCAGGTGATGCGAGCCTCAAAGGGGCAGGCAAATCCGGCGCTCTTGAATGATCTGGTGGCGAAGAAACTCGACGCTTAA
- a CDS encoding SDR family NAD(P)-dependent oxidoreductase yields MSKLNGKVALVTGASKGIGASIAKELAANGAAVAVNYSSSPDGAKKVVAEIEAAGGKAIAVQANVADPDSIGGLIKTVVKQFGPIDILVNNAGVYEFAPLGAITPEHFHKQFDLNVLGLLLTTQAAVAQFSPKGGSIINIGSVAAEGVGAAAVYSATKGAVDSVTYALAQELGPKKIRVNSLNPGMVETEGVHAAGFLGSDFHKEVITRTPLGRIGQPGDIATIAAFLASDDAGWVNGQAIQAAGGNRL; encoded by the coding sequence ATGAGCAAGCTGAATGGTAAGGTAGCGCTGGTAACGGGAGCTTCCAAGGGAATCGGTGCATCCATCGCAAAGGAACTGGCTGCCAATGGCGCGGCCGTTGCAGTGAACTATTCGAGCAGCCCCGACGGCGCGAAGAAGGTGGTCGCCGAGATCGAAGCGGCAGGCGGAAAGGCCATCGCCGTTCAGGCCAACGTTGCCGATCCGGACAGCATCGGCGGGCTGATTAAGACCGTAGTCAAGCAGTTTGGACCGATCGATATTCTCGTCAACAACGCGGGAGTCTATGAATTTGCTCCGCTGGGAGCAATCACCCCGGAACATTTCCACAAGCAGTTCGACCTGAATGTGCTCGGACTTCTGCTGACCACTCAGGCTGCGGTCGCGCAGTTCTCGCCCAAGGGCGGCAGCATCATCAACATCGGTTCTGTGGCAGCTGAGGGAGTGGGAGCGGCCGCGGTCTACAGTGCCACTAAGGGCGCGGTCGACTCGGTTACCTACGCGCTCGCGCAGGAGCTTGGCCCGAAGAAGATTCGCGTCAATTCCCTGAATCCCGGAATGGTTGAGACAGAAGGCGTCCACGCCGCTGGATTTCTTGGCAGCGACTTCCATAAGGAAGTAATCACTCGCACTCCGCTGGGACGCATCGGACAGCCCGGCGACATCGCAACCATCGCCGCATTCCTTGCCTCAGACGACGCGGGATGGGTGAACGGTCAGGCGATCCAGGCGGCTGGCGGCAACAGGCTGTAA
- a CDS encoding prolipoprotein diacylglyceryl transferase produces MTGASYTSSMLPLGSHPAWHPALETLAYAAGYAVFRQLRDRQGDTIADPQRWTVIAAAAIGALVGSRVLGLAEQGPILLAALHSGHLLSLLFSPGGKTIVGGLLGAWLCVEIVKRVNRIQSRTGDLFALPLCVGIGIGRVGCLVAGLADDTYGTPTNLPWAVDFGDGIGRHPVQIYEILFLILVGLVVSSNVRLREGERFRIFLACYLAWRVLIDFLKPQPLIFGLNLIQWSCVAGLGFLFLDWMRMNREAHEALRV; encoded by the coding sequence ATGACGGGCGCCAGTTATACTTCCTCAATGCTCCCCCTAGGCTCTCATCCAGCGTGGCATCCGGCACTGGAAACGCTGGCTTACGCCGCGGGATACGCGGTCTTTCGCCAGCTTCGCGACAGACAAGGAGATACAATCGCCGATCCCCAGCGTTGGACGGTGATTGCGGCAGCGGCAATAGGCGCGCTCGTGGGTAGCCGTGTCCTGGGCCTTGCCGAACAGGGGCCTATCCTGCTGGCTGCATTGCATTCCGGCCATCTGCTTTCGCTTCTCTTCTCTCCGGGCGGAAAGACGATTGTGGGCGGCCTGCTCGGAGCCTGGTTATGCGTCGAAATCGTGAAAAGGGTCAATCGAATTCAGAGCCGCACAGGTGACCTCTTCGCCCTGCCGCTCTGCGTGGGCATCGGAATTGGCCGCGTCGGATGTCTGGTCGCGGGTCTTGCGGACGACACCTATGGAACCCCAACGAATCTTCCCTGGGCGGTTGACTTTGGTGACGGAATCGGCCGGCACCCGGTGCAGATTTATGAGATTCTCTTCCTGATCTTAGTCGGGCTCGTCGTTAGTTCAAATGTGAGGTTGCGCGAAGGGGAGCGCTTTCGCATCTTTCTGGCGTGTTATCTGGCATGGCGAGTTTTGATTGACTTTCTCAAACCGCAGCCGCTCATATTTGGCTTGAACCTCATTCAATGGAGTTGCGTTGCAGGGTTGGGCTTTCTATTCCTGGATTGGATGCGCATGAATCGAGAGGCTCATGAAGCTCTTCGGGTATGA
- a CDS encoding glycosyltransferase family 4 protein: MRVGLFTREYPPQVYGGAGVHVDYLSRELAKEIEVEVHCWGPQNSDAANLHVRGAEPWSEISEGTVGKFKGALEAFSLNLTQVKALQGIDIVHTHTWYVSMAGYLAKKLYGVPFVLTTHSLEPLRAWKAEQLGSGYAMSSWMEQTAILDADAIVAVSQGTKVDILRAYPQVDPARIHVIYNGIDLAEYQKTANTQALIDYSVDPTVPYILFVGRITRQKGVTHLVDAIRYLPEDTQIVLCAGAPDTPEIAAELRDKVEAARQHHPRIVWIEKMVTKQEAIQLYSNCRVFCCPSVYEPFGIINLEAMACRAPVVASSTGGIKEVVVEGETGHLIPFDQDPVTSFPIDPEKFARDLAAGILDLLADPEKCQRFGDAGRKRVENIFSWTAIAHQTIALYEQLIAQMKSAS, translated from the coding sequence TTGCGAGTCGGCCTGTTTACGCGCGAATATCCCCCCCAGGTTTACGGTGGGGCTGGAGTCCACGTCGATTATCTGAGCCGCGAGCTGGCAAAAGAGATTGAGGTCGAGGTCCACTGCTGGGGTCCGCAAAACTCCGACGCAGCAAACCTTCACGTGCGCGGCGCGGAGCCGTGGAGCGAAATCTCCGAAGGCACCGTCGGCAAATTCAAAGGCGCTCTCGAAGCCTTCAGCCTCAACCTCACCCAGGTCAAAGCGCTCCAGGGCATCGACATCGTCCACACGCATACCTGGTATGTCTCGATGGCTGGCTATCTCGCCAAAAAGCTCTACGGCGTCCCATTCGTGCTGACCACCCACTCTCTCGAACCGCTCCGCGCCTGGAAGGCCGAGCAACTCGGCAGCGGATACGCCATGAGTTCGTGGATGGAACAAACCGCCATTCTTGATGCCGACGCCATCGTCGCCGTCTCGCAGGGCACCAAGGTCGATATCCTGCGCGCTTACCCGCAGGTCGACCCCGCCCGCATCCACGTCATCTACAACGGCATCGACCTCGCCGAATATCAGAAGACCGCCAACACCCAGGCGCTGATCGACTACAGCGTCGACCCGACGGTTCCGTACATCCTCTTCGTCGGCCGCATCACTCGCCAGAAAGGCGTCACCCATCTCGTCGACGCCATTCGCTACCTGCCCGAGGACACGCAGATCGTCCTCTGCGCCGGCGCACCGGACACACCCGAAATCGCCGCCGAACTCCGCGACAAAGTAGAAGCCGCACGCCAGCACCATCCCCGCATCGTCTGGATCGAAAAGATGGTCACCAAGCAGGAAGCGATCCAGCTCTATAGCAACTGCCGTGTCTTCTGCTGCCCCTCGGTCTACGAGCCCTTCGGCATCATCAATCTCGAAGCCATGGCCTGCCGCGCACCCGTAGTCGCCAGCTCCACCGGAGGCATCAAAGAAGTTGTCGTAGAGGGCGAAACCGGGCATCTCATTCCATTCGACCAGGACCCCGTCACCAGCTTCCCAATCGATCCCGAAAAGTTCGCGCGCGATCTCGCCGCCGGCATCCTCGACCTGCTCGCAGACCCCGAAAAGTGCCAGCGATTCGGCGACGCCGGAAGAAAGCGCGTTGAAAACATCTTCAGTTGGACAGCCATCGCGCACCAGACCATCGCTCTCTACGAACAACTGATTGCGCAAATGAAATCCGCCAGCTGA